A window from Pseudobutyrivibrio ruminis HUN009 encodes these proteins:
- a CDS encoding glycoside hydrolase family 25 protein, producing the protein MRKFKASKVFKSLAALMLAVVMTLSTPITANAAGAQGIDVSKYQGAINWAAVAQSGVTYTFIKVGSTKSGIDPYFAANVAGAQAVGIRTGVYIYSYATTVEAAIQEANLVLQWIEPYNINFPVAFDFEDGIQKGIDANTCTAMANAFCSVIAQAGYTPMLYTYTNFYKAHFTSALAYDKWIAQYSDHNDIAGWAIWQYSSSGAVAGINGRVDMNVAQKDYTAFIPAVGLLDLGAGNVYFFNNYRKQFGWVDVAGIKYHTDEATGIVTTGWYV; encoded by the coding sequence GTGAGAAAATTTAAAGCTTCAAAAGTGTTTAAGTCACTTGCAGCGTTGATGCTTGCTGTAGTGATGACATTATCCACACCAATCACTGCAAATGCAGCTGGTGCACAGGGTATCGATGTTTCAAAGTATCAGGGGGCAATTAACTGGGCTGCAGTTGCTCAGTCAGGAGTTACATATACATTCATTAAGGTAGGTAGCACAAAGAGTGGTATTGATCCTTACTTCGCAGCTAACGTAGCAGGAGCACAGGCTGTAGGTATTCGTACAGGTGTATATATTTATTCATACGCAACAACAGTTGAGGCAGCCATCCAGGAGGCAAATCTTGTTCTTCAGTGGATTGAGCCATACAACATCAACTTCCCAGTAGCATTCGATTTCGAGGATGGAATCCAGAAGGGTATTGATGCTAATACATGTACAGCAATGGCAAATGCATTTTGTAGTGTAATCGCTCAGGCTGGTTACACACCAATGCTTTACACATACACAAACTTCTACAAAGCACACTTTACATCAGCGCTTGCTTATGACAAGTGGATTGCTCAGTATTCAGATCACAATGATATCGCTGGATGGGCTATCTGGCAGTATTCTTCAAGTGGAGCAGTTGCAGGTATCAATGGCCGTGTAGATATGAACGTAGCACAGAAAGACTACACAGCTTTCATCCCAGCAGTAGGTCTTCTTGATTTAGGTGCAGGAAATGTTTACTTCTTCAACAACTACCGTAAGCAGTTTGGTTGGGTAGATGTTGCAGGTATTAAATATCACACAGATGAAGCAACAGGTATTGTTACAACAGGATGGTATGTTG
- a CDS encoding DUF6472 family protein, protein MAGNSKVKKSGSTACEYCNNFVWDEEDEQYYCEMDMDEDDYVRLVTGHYSECPYFVNGDEYKVVRHQM, encoded by the coding sequence ATGGCTGGTAATAGTAAGGTAAAAAAATCTGGTAGTACTGCCTGCGAATATTGTAACAATTTCGTATGGGACGAAGAGGATGAGCAATATTATTGCGAAATGGATATGGACGAGGATGATTATGTTAGGCTGGTAACAGGTCATTACAGTGAATGCCCATACTTTGTTAACGGAGATGAGTACAAGGTGGTACGTCATCAAATGTAA
- a CDS encoding COG2426 family protein → MIKYLTVFFVSMVPLIELRGAIPFAYGFKAADPSFNLLLAYILIAIGNMIPVPIIYFFARKVLEWGKDKPVIGGFFTFCLEKGEKGGKKLQEKAGRGLFVALLLFVGIPLPGTGAWTGTLAASILDMDFKSSILAVICGVALAGIIIGVLCTLGLGAFIGVTA, encoded by the coding sequence ATGATCAAGTATTTAACAGTATTTTTTGTTTCAATGGTTCCACTGATTGAGCTAAGAGGAGCTATTCCATTTGCCTATGGATTCAAGGCTGCAGATCCAAGCTTCAATTTGCTTTTAGCCTACATCCTTATTGCAATTGGAAATATGATTCCAGTACCTATCATTTACTTTTTTGCCAGAAAGGTACTTGAGTGGGGTAAAGATAAGCCTGTTATCGGTGGTTTCTTTACATTCTGCCTTGAAAAAGGTGAAAAGGGTGGCAAGAAGCTTCAGGAAAAAGCAGGTAGAGGACTTTTCGTAGCATTGTTATTGTTTGTTGGTATTCCACTTCCAGGAACAGGTGCATGGACAGGTACACTTGCAGCATCAATTCTTGATATGGACTTTAAGTCTTCAATCCTTGCAGTAATCTGCGGTGTGGCTTTAGCCGGAATCATCATCGGTGTTTTATGTACACTTGGTCTTGGCGCATTTATAGGAGTAACAGCTTAA
- the hisC gene encoding histidinol-phosphate transaminase — MANWKSNVREVVPYTPGEQPKTKVIKLNTNENPYPPSPLVGKAISNIELDSLRKYPDPGCQSLISALAKYHGFDEENIFVGVGSDDVLAMSFLTFFNSDKPIFFPDITYSFYDVWASLFRIPFETKALDEDFKIIKSDYDKCCGGIVIPNPNAPTGIAEPVSFFEEIIKAHPECVVIIDEAYVDFGSESAIDLVRKYDNVLVVRTFSKSRAMAGNRIGYAIGSKELIKYLSDCKFSFNSYTMDTITLQAGVASIEDDTYFKEKLEAVISTREWTKAQLKELGFTVPDSKSNFIFAKHESMEASFIFEELKKRGIYVRYFSKPQRISNYLRISIGTDEEMQVFIDELKKILKGV, encoded by the coding sequence ATGGCTAATTGGAAGAGTAATGTTAGAGAAGTAGTACCTTATACTCCAGGCGAGCAGCCTAAAACTAAGGTAATAAAGTTAAACACTAATGAAAATCCATACCCACCAAGTCCTTTGGTGGGTAAAGCTATTTCTAATATAGAATTGGATTCTCTTAGAAAATACCCTGATCCAGGGTGCCAATCGTTGATTTCGGCATTGGCTAAATATCATGGGTTTGATGAAGAAAATATTTTTGTGGGAGTAGGCTCAGATGACGTTCTTGCTATGAGCTTCCTTACATTTTTTAATTCAGACAAACCAATCTTTTTCCCAGACATTACCTATTCATTTTATGATGTGTGGGCATCACTTTTTAGAATTCCATTTGAGACAAAAGCTCTTGATGAGGATTTTAAAATTATAAAAAGCGATTATGACAAGTGTTGCGGAGGAATAGTTATTCCAAATCCAAATGCACCTACAGGAATAGCTGAGCCTGTTTCCTTTTTTGAGGAGATTATTAAGGCACATCCTGAGTGTGTTGTGATTATTGATGAGGCCTATGTAGATTTTGGCTCTGAGTCTGCCATAGATTTAGTTCGCAAATACGATAATGTTTTGGTAGTTCGTACATTTTCTAAATCAAGAGCTATGGCCGGTAACCGTATTGGTTATGCTATTGGTTCAAAAGAACTTATCAAATATCTATCAGATTGTAAGTTCTCATTTAATTCATACACAATGGACACAATCACGCTACAGGCAGGTGTTGCTTCTATAGAGGACGATACTTACTTTAAAGAAAAGCTTGAAGCTGTTATTTCCACAAGAGAGTGGACAAAGGCTCAGTTAAAAGAGCTTGGCTTTACAGTCCCAGATTCAAAGAGCAATTTCATTTTTGCCAAACATGAATCTATGGAGGCTTCATTCATTTTTGAAGAGCTTAAAAAGCGTGGCATTTATGTGCGCTACTTCTCAAAGCCACAGCGTATATCAAATTACTTGCGTATTTCTATTGGAACAGATGAGGAGATGCAAGTATTTATAGATGAATTAAAAAAGATTTTAAAAGGAGTTTAG
- a CDS encoding L,D-transpeptidase family protein — translation MKAKGRKKIYPPSYYRAKRLRIGIILGIILIIYLAGSLFFRNHFYIRSKVNGVGASFRTAQSTYDKIINSADKYTISFIDADGNVINEVSSSELGVGVNYDESEVQALLDSQTGFNWVLRLFAPAEFYTATGNAYDSAKVTAVASSLDFSNQSSTTESQDATIQFDGEKFVIVDEVYGDKITEEGVEEAIIYAVENLQTEINLADGTCYEKPSVLASDANIQKAVDVLNNYMDTDIHYDLGEGYTEDIPADTKATWFTWDDSFNVSFDRDAIGEYVNSMGDKYNTYGKKKEFTTTSGETIEVPAGSFGWRIAYDGEIDAIIADLEGGEDVTRDFTYLYYGTSHGEHDYGNSYVEVNLTEQHVYVYKDGEMVFDSDCVSGKISANHGTHTGVYPIAYKQTDATLKGDNYESHVNYWMPFNMGEGLHDATWRSSFGGTIYKTGGSHGCVNLPLSAAEQIYNIVEAGWPVIVFYTGDTEEENYLIQNPQVKVSELIAEIETVTLESEPQIAEARAQYEALTEEQKAQVLNYQDLVNAELTLQTLKLQAAAEAAAAAQAGGTDTGVVQ, via the coding sequence ATGAAAGCAAAGGGTCGCAAAAAGATTTATCCACCAAGCTATTACCGAGCAAAAAGGCTTAGGATTGGAATAATTCTTGGTATTATATTAATAATATATTTGGCAGGAAGCTTGTTCTTTAGAAATCACTTCTATATCAGAAGCAAGGTCAATGGCGTTGGTGCTTCATTCAGAACAGCGCAAAGCACATACGATAAAATTATCAATAGTGCAGACAAATACACTATTTCATTTATTGACGCAGATGGAAATGTAATTAACGAAGTAAGCTCAAGCGAATTAGGAGTAGGAGTTAATTATGATGAATCAGAGGTTCAGGCACTTCTCGATTCTCAAACTGGTTTCAACTGGGTACTTCGTTTGTTTGCACCAGCTGAATTCTATACAGCTACAGGCAACGCATATGATTCTGCCAAAGTTACAGCAGTAGCAAGCAGCCTTGATTTTAGCAACCAATCATCTACAACAGAATCACAGGACGCTACCATTCAGTTCGATGGCGAGAAGTTTGTGATTGTTGATGAAGTATACGGAGATAAAATCACAGAAGAGGGCGTAGAGGAAGCAATCATCTATGCAGTTGAGAATCTTCAAACTGAGATTAATCTTGCAGATGGCACATGCTATGAAAAGCCTAGTGTTTTAGCATCTGATGCTAATATTCAAAAGGCAGTTGATGTTTTAAATAACTACATGGATACAGATATCCATTATGATTTAGGCGAGGGTTACACAGAAGATATTCCAGCCGACACAAAGGCTACATGGTTCACATGGGATGATAGCTTTAATGTTTCCTTCGACAGAGATGCTATAGGCGAGTATGTAAACTCAATGGGAGATAAGTACAACACTTATGGCAAGAAAAAGGAATTCACCACCACTTCAGGTGAGACAATAGAAGTTCCAGCAGGTTCATTCGGTTGGAGAATAGCATATGATGGCGAAATCGATGCAATCATTGCTGATTTAGAAGGGGGCGAGGATGTTACTCGCGACTTCACTTATCTTTACTACGGAACAAGCCATGGCGAACACGATTATGGCAACTCATACGTAGAAGTTAACCTTACAGAACAGCACGTGTATGTTTATAAGGATGGCGAAATGGTATTTGATTCAGATTGTGTATCAGGTAAGATTTCAGCAAACCACGGTACGCACACAGGTGTATACCCAATTGCTTACAAGCAGACAGATGCCACACTTAAGGGTGACAATTACGAATCACATGTTAATTACTGGATGCCATTCAACATGGGCGAAGGTCTTCATGACGCTACATGGCGCTCAAGCTTTGGTGGCACCATTTATAAAACAGGCGGAAGCCACGGATGCGTAAACCTTCCTCTTTCCGCTGCAGAGCAAATCTACAATATTGTAGAAGCTGGTTGGCCTGTTATTGTTTTCTATACTGGTGACACAGAAGAAGAAAACTACCTTATCCAGAATCCACAGGTTAAGGTTTCAGAGCTTATCGCAGAAATTGAGACAGTTACACTTGAGTCTGAACCTCAGATTGCTGAAGCTAGAGCACAGTACGAAGCTTTAACAGAAGAGCAGAAGGCACAGGTTTTAAATTATCAGGATCTTGTTAACGCAGAGCTAACACTTCAGACATTGAAGTTACAGGCTGCCGCAGAAGCGGCTGCAGCAGCTCAGGCTGGCGGTACAGATACAGGCGTTGTTCAATAG